The genomic segment CACGTTGCCGAAGATGTCCGGCGTCTCGTATACCACCTGCTCCTCGTACGCCGGAATGTCCTTGACGTGCGACACCTGGACGGGCGCGGCCGGGTATGCCGCCAGGTCCGAGCCGTCGAGCAGGCCGACCTTGTCCAGCGGCCAGAACCACAGCGCGCACCAGACGTCCATCAGGGTCTTGAGCCGCCAGTACGGCGTGCCGGGCGCGGTGAGGTCGGCGAGGATCTTCTCCCGGGGCACCGCCCCGGTGACCGGCGGCAGGTCGTCAGCGCCCCAGACGGCGATGTCGCGGCGGATCTCCCGCTCGGAGATGGCGAGCCGCTGCTGCACCAGCCCCCACAGGAACTCGACCCGCCCGGCCAGCGCCTGCAACCGCTTGACCTGCGAGTTCTTCCCCTTGCCAGACGGCACCCGCTTCATCGCCGTACGCCAGGATTTGAGCTTGGCGGTTTCGGCCGGCGCCAGCTCGCGGGCCTCCTTCTCCCCCGCGACCGCGCCCCACCCGTCGGCGGGGAGCAGGAAGTGGTGGACGGTGTCCTCGTCGATCGGCCCGTCCCGGAACGGCTTCTCCGCCGGGGCCGTGGTAAGCCAGGACTTGTCGGCGAGCTGCTTCGGTTCGTAGGTCTTGCGTCCGCAGCCGATGAGGGAGTTGCCGCGTTGCAGGTGCAGGCCGAACCAGGGCGCCTGGAGGCCGGCGTGCATGACGTTCAGCCAGAGTGAGACTTCGGCCAGCTCGACGGCGGTGCGGTTGAGGTCGACGCCGTAGCTGTTGTGCAGCGCGATGTACGCCTTCACCCGCTGGAGTTCGAGGTGGTACTGCTCCGGGTCCAGGTCGACCTTCAGCTCGCGGGCGCGGCGGCGTAGGTATTCAGCGGCGACCTGGTTGATCGCCTCGTTGAGGAACGCGCCGGAGCCGAGCGCTGGCTCGCAGATCGTCCAGTCCAGCAGCTCCCGCGCCGGGGTGGTGGTGCCGTCCTGGTCGAGGCGGTACTTCAGGGCGAGCTGGACGGTGACCTCGGTCAGCGACTGCGGGGTGTAGTAGGAGGCGCTGGTCTGCCGGTCCCGGCCGGCGAGACGGTAGACGAACGCGCCGGGGGCGTAGCTGACCCGGCTGCGCACACCCGTGTACGGGTCCTCCTTGTAGACGAAGACGCTGTCCTCGTACTCGTCTGCCTTGGAGGCCGGGATCATCCACGAGCCGTCCTTCGGGTCGCCGCCCTTGGCGACCTCGTAGAGCTGCTCGGTGGCGACGAACCCGGTGTAGGACATCAGGCCCTCGTAGACGGCGCCGAGCTGGTTGATGCCGAGCTGGGCGTACGAGATGAAGCCACCGCGGCGCCGCTTCGCGCCCTTGGTCAGCATGAGCCGGCGCAGCACCTGGTAGAGGACCTTGTTGCGCAGCCGGGTGTCGATGATCGGCGCATCCGGGTCGTCCTCGTCGCCGTCCGGTGCGAAGACCCGGCCGATGAGCTTGGTCTTCTCCGGCAGGAACAGGTCCGAGCGCATCGGCTCGAAGCGAAGCCCCTCCCCCTCGCTGGCCTTGTCGTCGACGTCCGCCCCGGCACGCGGGCGGTGGCCGTCGTTGACCATGCGGAACAGCAGGTCCAGCGACTCGTACAGGTGTAAGCCGCCCTCGGCGGAGGGAGCGAGCCGGCGCGAGACCAGGTCACCGACGCGAGCGAGGCTGTAGCCCTCGACGTACTCGCGGTCGTTGACCGGCAGGACGCCCAGTTCGGGCCGGGCTTCGGCGTAGAGCAGGAACAGGATCCGGTAGAGGTAGCGCAACGCCTCCCGCCCGAGTTCCCTGGCCAGTTCGTCGAGCTCCATCACGTCCTGCGGCTGGTAGCCGGCCTGCCGGATGCGGTCGAGGACCTCGTTGGCGATGAGTTCGACGGAGACCTTCAGGCCCTCGCGCAGCTCGCTGGAGACGCCGACAGCGTGCTGGCGGGAGCCGGCGACCAGATCGGCGAGGGGTTCGGTGCCGCCCTCGGCGGGCGGGCGCAGCGAGTCGGCGCCGAACAGCGCGGCGACGACGTCGTACTCCCGGTCGTCGTTGCGGGCGTAGGCGGTGTCCAGGCTGACGGCCAGGTAGCGGCCCTCACCCCAGGCGGTGCGGTCGGCGAGGGTCACCACGCCGCCGCTGAGGATCAGGACGTACCGGGGTTTCGGGTCGTCGGCGGCGAAGAGCCACGACGCGAGCTTGGCACCGGTGTCAATCGTCTCGGTGCCGTTCAGGGTGACCGGGGCGAGCAGGCGGCCGGCGTCGTCCGGGTCCTGCGCGGCCTCGGCGTCGACGGCCCAGCCGCAGCCGAGTGCGACGATGCCGTGCGCGGAGGTGAGCTCCGCGTGCGCGACAGTGATCTGATGCTCCTGGCCGGCGCGCTCGACGGTGATGGTCTGCGGCTGCGGCTCGAAGCCGAGGGCCCGCAGCATGTCCTGGTGCAGCTTGCGCAGCCGCTCCGGGTCGAAGAACTCGTCGTCGGCCAGCTCCGTCTTCGCGTCGAAGTAGGGTCGGCGCAGGCCCCGCAGCCCGGTGCGCGGTGTCTGGTCGCCCGCCTTCTCCCGCTCGGCCCACTGCTTGAGCAGGCCACTCTTCAGGGTGGTGGGCAGGATCTCGGCGAGGTAGTGGGCGGAAAGGTACTCGCCGCGGTTGGTCAGCGCTTCGAAGCTCATGCGGCACTCTCCGGGGACGGGACGAGGACGGCGAGAACCCGCAGCAGCGGATCCCCCGCGGTCTCCAGACGATCGAGCAGATCGTGCTGCTCGGCGACGGTGTTCCGCGCCCGTTCACGGCGCTTCGCACGGTGCGAGGCGGGCAGCTCGTCAAAGATGCTGGCCTGCTCGAAGGTCTGCAGCCGCCGCCGGTAGTGCTCCAACGGTTCGGCGTTCGCCGCATCCCACTCGGCGCGTTCGGCCTCAAGGTGCCGGCGGGCTGCCGCGACGGCCTGCGGCAGGAGCTGACGGAACGGGTCGAGCGCCAGGGCCTCCGCGCGGTTGACCATGGCCGGGCCGACGTTGGCCTCGCGCAGCACCTCGTCCATCGGCCGGATCTCCGGCGCGGCGGGCAGGCCGGAGACGGCCATCCACTGCACCACTGTGGGCTGGCCGAGGCGGTTGGCGTAGACGCCCTGGATCAGGTAGGTCGGCTTGGTCACGTCGGCGGTTAACACCGGGGCCTGCTGGCGGCCGAGCCGAATGAGCACCTTGTCGACGAGCCAGTCGACCATCGGGTGGACGTCGCTGAGGAAGGCGATCTCCGGCCACATCGGGGTCTTGCTCTGCCGGGCCTGGTCGAGCTTGCGCTGGGCGAGTGTGCGGTCGAAGGTGACCTTCAGCCGCAGGTCCTCGCCCTCACGGTGGGCGCGCAGGTAGGAGCGGGGTAGGTCGGTGAGCCGGTGCACCAGGTCGTCGGGGGCGAGGAACGTGAGCAACTCGTCCTCCCGGCGCAGGTCGATGTGGTCCTCGGGCCGGTCCTCGTAGATTTCCCGCAGCGCCGCGTCAACGAAGTCCTCGGTGGAGTCGAAGAGCTTCGGCACCCGGGCCACGGCAACGTCCGTCATGACGGGGGCGGTGCCGACATCTCCGAAGAGGTCGGCCATCACGTCGATCTCGGCGTGGGCAGCCTCGTAGGACTCGTCGATGCTCTTGCCGGCCAGCAGGTCGCGGACCAGCCGGTCCTCCTCGGCCTTGGCGTCGTAGAGACCAGTTGCGGCTTCGACGCTGCCCAGGCTGCGATGGGCCACCGCTTCCCGGTCGAGCAGCTTCTCGGAGACCGTCCGGTCGTCCTTGGCGTCGTCCCGCTCCGAGGTGAGGATGAGCGCGCGGAACTGCGGCTGGTGCTTCTGCCCATACCTGTCGATGCGGCCGTTGCGCTGCTCGATCCGGATCAGGCTCCACGGGATGTCGTAGTGGATCAGGTGATGGCACTGCTGATGCAGGTTGACGCCCTCGGAGGCGACGTCGCCGGTGAACAGCAGCCGCACCTCGCTGCCGGCCAGCTCGAACTCCTGGAGGATGCGCTGCTCGTCCTGGTCGGCGACGCCGCCGTGCAGCACCCGCACGGCGTTCGGCTTGAGGCCGAGCATGCCCGGGACCGTCTCGGCCAGCCACTTGATGGTGGGAACGCGCTCGGAGAACACCACCGCCCTGGTGTCGCTGCCCCTGCCCACGCCGATCTTCTTCAACTCCTCGACAAGCTTTACGAGCTTGCTGGAGTCGTGGTCGGTCATCGCCGAAGTCAGCTCCGCGAGCCGGTCCAGCGCGGCGCGCTCGGCGCCGGTGGCTTTCTTGCGCCGGTTGGTCACCGTCTCGTGCAGCGCCCGGTGCGAGGAGAGGAAAGACTTCAACAACGTGTACGGGAAGAGCCGGTGCTGCCCGGTGACCGCCTCGTCGGTCCACTTGCCGGCCAGCCACACGTCGGTCAGCTCGTCGAAGATTTGCTCCTCGATCGGGCCGGCCGT from the Micromonospora sp. WMMA1947 genome contains:
- a CDS encoding class I SAM-dependent DNA methyltransferase, producing MSFEALTNRGEYLSAHYLAEILPTTLKSGLLKQWAEREKAGDQTPRTGLRGLRRPYFDAKTELADDEFFDPERLRKLHQDMLRALGFEPQPQTITVERAGQEHQITVAHAELTSAHGIVALGCGWAVDAEAAQDPDDAGRLLAPVTLNGTETIDTGAKLASWLFAADDPKPRYVLILSGGVVTLADRTAWGEGRYLAVSLDTAYARNDDREYDVVAALFGADSLRPPAEGGTEPLADLVAGSRQHAVGVSSELREGLKVSVELIANEVLDRIRQAGYQPQDVMELDELARELGREALRYLYRILFLLYAEARPELGVLPVNDREYVEGYSLARVGDLVSRRLAPSAEGGLHLYESLDLLFRMVNDGHRPRAGADVDDKASEGEGLRFEPMRSDLFLPEKTKLIGRVFAPDGDEDDPDAPIIDTRLRNKVLYQVLRRLMLTKGAKRRRGGFISYAQLGINQLGAVYEGLMSYTGFVATEQLYEVAKGGDPKDGSWMIPASKADEYEDSVFVYKEDPYTGVRSRVSYAPGAFVYRLAGRDRQTSASYYTPQSLTEVTVQLALKYRLDQDGTTTPARELLDWTICEPALGSGAFLNEAINQVAAEYLRRRARELKVDLDPEQYHLELQRVKAYIALHNSYGVDLNRTAVELAEVSLWLNVMHAGLQAPWFGLHLQRGNSLIGCGRKTYEPKQLADKSWLTTAPAEKPFRDGPIDEDTVHHFLLPADGWGAVAGEKEARELAPAETAKLKSWRTAMKRVPSGKGKNSQVKRLQALAGRVEFLWGLVQQRLAISEREIRRDIAVWGADDLPPVTGAVPREKILADLTAPGTPYWRLKTLMDVWCALWFWPLDKVGLLDGSDLAAYPAAPVQVSHVKDIPAYEEQVVYETPDIFGNVEPRQMTLPTKATGTRRMTVAEQLRKQVPLTNLDDWLTFAEALVGRSDVDENTERFYGRKLDSLAEMSELEQKLDGVIGVDSPWMLADRFPWLLAAERIAEQQGFFHWELTFAQAFAKGGFDLQVGNPPWVRPIWDETLVLAELDPWFVLSGRQSTQQWRERKKQTLQTRRWRFLLRELTTNVGGARAFGSPGMYQLLVGTQPDLYRAFMVRVWGNQAPRGMAALIHPDSHFSGANEGVLREATYRHLRFHAHFSNRKQLFPEIQGTRQYGVNVYGCQQDINFVHASWLFHPMTLVESLSHDGSGDRPGIKHNGAWELRPHRSRLTTVDERVLREWSRLLGDDSLPVVRSPLLYPVTLDEQGAISALAAVGQRLGWLGPRISGGYHERGSREAGVIREESASPVHFSDVILQGPHFSVALPFYKVPKVPCNSIQDWHLVDPAKLSSSAVPSTNYVRACNLSRYHGLQDQWDGRRYTDYYRIAWRRRISFDGERSLFAALIPPGPAHVDSVHSLALPTNRETVMNAGFWAALPLDYILRVTGRADLRGADAANMPGALVDHPLANALLLRVLRLSCLTEAYAKLWEELCDFDRLSRESWALDWPGLSPLATARAEWTRETALRTERARRAALVEIDALVSVWLGVTANQLVAIYRSRYPVLADYDRGAWFDSKSRKIAASHSTFGFGQTKEHHEQLMAYLDDPERNRPPEGYAAPFYKADRENEYRQAHAVFSKRLQDAIDAGWRS
- a CDS encoding SNF2-related protein → MTTSQDATFAPGSRIVVRDEEWLVRGVKTGTADGIMIKAVGVSEFVQDVEATFFTGLEGITPLVPEQTELVVDTSSRFRQSRLFLEAVLRRTPLPRTERGLALADRFLLDPLTYQQRPVELALSGLRPRILLADVVGLGKTLEIGLILAELIRRGRGDRILVVSPQQVLEQFQRELWTRFAIPLVRLDSTGIQRIQQEIPAGRNPFTYFKRAIISVDTLKDAAQFGHHLDATTWDVVVIDESHNLINKGTKRNELARRLAAKTDALLLASATPHNGDKESFAQLISLLDPAAIANEKQYEAKDIAHLYLRRTKISPEVRDQIGDRWADRGPSRAVYCTAGPIEEQIFDELTDVWLAGKWTDEAVTGQHRLFPYTLLKSFLSSHRALHETVTNRRKKATGAERAALDRLAELTSAMTDHDSSKLVKLVEELKKIGVGRGSDTRAVVFSERVPTIKWLAETVPGMLGLKPNAVRVLHGGVADQDEQRILQEFELAGSEVRLLFTGDVASEGVNLHQQCHHLIHYDIPWSLIRIEQRNGRIDRYGQKHQPQFRALILTSERDDAKDDRTVSEKLLDREAVAHRSLGSVEAATGLYDAKAEEDRLVRDLLAGKSIDESYEAAHAEIDVMADLFGDVGTAPVMTDVAVARVPKLFDSTEDFVDAALREIYEDRPEDHIDLRREDELLTFLAPDDLVHRLTDLPRSYLRAHREGEDLRLKVTFDRTLAQRKLDQARQSKTPMWPEIAFLSDVHPMVDWLVDKVLIRLGRQQAPVLTADVTKPTYLIQGVYANRLGQPTVVQWMAVSGLPAAPEIRPMDEVLREANVGPAMVNRAEALALDPFRQLLPQAVAAARRHLEAERAEWDAANAEPLEHYRRRLQTFEQASIFDELPASHRAKRRERARNTVAEQHDLLDRLETAGDPLLRVLAVLVPSPESAA